From a single Sporolituus thermophilus DSM 23256 genomic region:
- a CDS encoding ABC transporter substrate-binding protein, with product MSKTWKKVTAILVIVLMVALAAGCGSKPQSAQPQKLTIYCGLMEDHMVKAVQQFEKETGIKVEAVRMSSGEILGRIKAEKNNPKASIWFGGPADGFIQAKEDGLLEKYVSPNAAKIPAKYKDPEGYWTGIYVGYLGFVSNQKLLAEKGLPVPQSWQDLLNPALKGQVVIANPGSSGTAYTMLATIVQLMGEEKGLKYMKELNGQIKTYPKSGTAPGRMVGQGEATVGVTFLHDAIKYKEEGMKDIVISAPVEGTGYEIGAVAIIKGGPDQAAAKKFIDWCLTKEAQEIGQKAGSYQFLTNPEAIAPSQAAAIKDTKLINYDLNWAGANRSKLVEKWNNAIK from the coding sequence GTGTCCAAGACGTGGAAAAAAGTGACGGCAATACTGGTTATTGTCCTGATGGTGGCGCTGGCCGCGGGGTGCGGCAGCAAGCCGCAAAGCGCTCAGCCGCAGAAACTGACCATTTACTGCGGGCTCATGGAAGACCACATGGTAAAGGCTGTCCAACAGTTTGAGAAAGAGACCGGCATTAAAGTGGAAGCGGTGCGCATGAGTTCGGGCGAGATCCTGGGCCGCATCAAGGCGGAAAAAAACAATCCCAAGGCCAGCATCTGGTTCGGTGGACCGGCTGACGGCTTTATTCAGGCTAAAGAAGACGGGCTTTTGGAAAAATACGTTTCGCCCAATGCCGCCAAGATCCCGGCCAAATACAAAGATCCCGAGGGATACTGGACGGGTATCTACGTAGGCTATCTAGGGTTTGTCTCGAACCAGAAGCTGCTGGCCGAAAAGGGCTTGCCGGTGCCGCAGAGCTGGCAGGATCTGCTTAATCCGGCGCTGAAGGGCCAGGTAGTCATTGCTAACCCGGGCTCATCCGGGACGGCTTACACCATGCTGGCCACCATTGTCCAGCTCATGGGCGAGGAAAAAGGCCTGAAATACATGAAAGAGCTGAATGGCCAGATTAAGACCTATCCCAAATCCGGTACGGCCCCGGGGCGGATGGTCGGCCAGGGTGAAGCCACCGTCGGCGTGACCTTCCTGCATGATGCCATCAAATACAAGGAAGAAGGCATGAAAGATATTGTTATTTCTGCGCCGGTGGAAGGCACGGGCTATGAGATTGGCGCCGTCGCCATCATCAAAGGCGGTCCCGATCAGGCAGCGGCCAAGAAATTCATCGACTGGTGCCTGACCAAAGAGGCTCAGGAAATCGGCCAAAAAGCCGGGTCATATCAGTTTCTGACCAATCCGGAAGCGATAGCACCGTCCCAGGCGGCAGCAATCAAGGACACCAAATTGATCAACTACGATTTGAACTGGGCGGGCGCCAACCGCAGCAAGCTTGTCGAAAAATGGAATAATGCCATTAAATAA
- a CDS encoding ABC transporter permease, translating into MRKIIHDPVLLATIILVSCSLVLFIVWPLYAVLKEGIVTAEGGLTLQYYRDVFRQDENVRVLVNTVTAGVVVGFFATVVGFLFAYADAFLNIPFKRLFNILAFLPIISPPFALAMSFIMLFGQRGFITYSLLGIKDANVYGFTGLVVVQVLTFFPIAYLVLAGLMRQIDPSYEEAARNMGASRWHIFRTIILPLLTPGIANAFLLVFIQTVADFGNAMVIGGNFTTLAAKIYLQAMGNYDIKGGTALATVLLSLSVLMFIVQKYWVGERSYVTVTGKPSRQRELVADRTLNWLIGLPCFLVSLFVLVLYILIPYGSFTNLWGIDYTPTLKHYEYIFSLGLKPILDTTYLSLLSMPMTGILSMIIAFLIVRKRFFGRKAIEFISMLSMAVPGTVIGMGYVLAYNEPPLVLTGTATIILIAFIFRNMPVGIRAGVASLQQIDPSIEEAAQDLGANSFKVFTSITIPLIKSAFFSGLVYSFVRSMTAVSAVIFLVSASYNLLTVAIMSQVDVGRLGVAAAYSTVLIVIVLAVTGMLKFVFNRMGINVEGV; encoded by the coding sequence ATGCGCAAAATCATTCACGACCCTGTTTTATTGGCAACCATTATTCTCGTTAGCTGTTCATTGGTCTTGTTTATCGTCTGGCCGCTGTACGCGGTGCTCAAAGAGGGGATTGTGACGGCGGAAGGCGGCCTGACGCTTCAATATTACCGTGATGTTTTCCGGCAGGACGAAAACGTCCGCGTACTTGTTAACACCGTGACGGCAGGAGTGGTCGTCGGCTTTTTCGCCACGGTGGTGGGCTTTTTGTTCGCTTACGCCGATGCGTTTCTTAATATTCCTTTTAAACGCCTGTTCAACATTTTGGCCTTTCTGCCCATCATTTCGCCGCCCTTTGCCCTGGCTATGTCCTTCATCATGTTGTTCGGTCAGCGGGGCTTTATTACTTACAGCCTGCTGGGCATCAAGGATGCCAACGTGTACGGCTTTACCGGCCTGGTGGTTGTGCAGGTTCTCACTTTTTTTCCTATTGCCTATCTCGTGCTGGCCGGCTTGATGCGACAAATCGACCCGTCTTATGAGGAGGCGGCCCGCAACATGGGCGCTTCCCGCTGGCATATTTTTCGGACCATTATCCTGCCGCTGCTTACGCCCGGTATCGCCAATGCCTTTTTACTGGTGTTTATTCAAACGGTGGCCGATTTTGGCAATGCCATGGTTATTGGCGGCAATTTCACCACCCTGGCCGCGAAGATTTATCTCCAGGCCATGGGAAACTACGATATCAAGGGCGGTACGGCGCTGGCGACGGTGCTGCTCAGCCTTTCGGTCCTCATGTTTATTGTTCAGAAATACTGGGTTGGGGAAAGGTCATATGTTACCGTTACCGGCAAGCCGTCCCGCCAGCGCGAACTGGTCGCCGACCGTACCCTGAACTGGCTGATTGGTCTGCCCTGCTTTTTGGTCAGCCTGTTCGTCCTGGTGCTCTACATTCTTATTCCTTACGGTTCGTTTACCAACCTGTGGGGTATCGACTATACGCCGACACTGAAGCATTATGAATATATCTTTTCTTTGGGGTTAAAACCCATTCTTGACACCACGTATCTTTCGCTGTTGTCCATGCCCATGACCGGCATCCTGAGCATGATTATCGCCTTTCTCATCGTGCGCAAGCGCTTTTTCGGCCGTAAGGCAATCGAGTTTATTTCGATGCTGTCGATGGCCGTCCCCGGCACCGTCATTGGCATGGGCTACGTGCTGGCCTATAACGAACCGCCACTGGTTCTTACCGGTACGGCAACCATCATTCTTATTGCCTTTATTTTCCGTAACATGCCGGTCGGTATCCGCGCCGGCGTAGCATCCCTGCAGCAGATTGACCCGTCCATCGAGGAAGCGGCCCAAGACCTTGGCGCCAACTCGTTCAAAGTGTTTACTTCGATTACTATTCCCCTGATTAAGTCGGCCTTTTTCAGCGGCTTGGTTTACAGTTTCGTCCGCAGCATGACGGCAGTCAGCGCCGTTATTTTCCTGGTTTCGGCCAGCTACAACCTGCTGACGGTAGCCATCATGTCCCAGGTCGATGTCGGGCGGTTGGGGGTAGCGGCGGCCTATTCCACCGTTCTCATTGTCATTGTCCTGGCAGTAACGGGCATGCTTAAGTTCGTGTTCAATCGCATGGGAATAAATGTCGAGGGTGTGTAA
- a CDS encoding cell division FtsA domain-containing protein has protein sequence MDKKLLFALDIGTRSVVGLLGEQGDNKINLLAVERQEHYTRAMLDGQIHDVTEVAGVLAEVKSRLERIVSPLPKVAVAAAGRALSTLRVTADLDVSGRGALTASDERALELAGLQTAQRSLATADAAFDPTAYYCVGYSVVTFSLDGNPLKSLVGQRGKRAEIELIATFLPRQVIDSLQSAVQAVGLEIATLTLEPIAAINVLIPPTMRHLNLALVDVGAGTSDVAITRDGSVIGYGMVPCAGDEITEALSQQYLLDFNVAEQVKRQLGAKNKKVTFTDVLGIEHKVPAKELTASLAPAVADLAQLIARQILDLNGQPPQAVLLVGGGALTPLLPAALAQALDIPAARVGIRRPDALDGFTAIPPTLQAPDGVTPLGILKLAGSGTLHFANISLNGQPLRLFNFGKLTVTDALLAAGIDARSLHGRPGLGITVRINGETKFFPGSHGQPGSVVINGQPAGFDHPLQDGDVITVIKGRDGATPRPRVADVAPLPQPFTVIVDGEPVTVAPLVTVNGNPADAATLLADRSEVTCRLPDTLGEVLAQLGRTAGPVHFTYTVNGHERTYRQWPRYLINGREAGPDWPVKPGDVITAPPPVPPTLAQLLGLAGLTDEFITVTFNGEPCQVPLRRLTLTLNGRPADPGETAPTGSEIEFSLSEQPPTVSDVLLAAAFNPRALRNVIRIDLLLNGQAAEYTTPVKKGDWIDVIAITDTK, from the coding sequence ATGGATAAGAAGCTGCTCTTCGCCTTGGACATCGGTACGCGCAGTGTCGTCGGCCTGCTTGGGGAACAGGGTGATAATAAAATTAATCTCCTGGCAGTCGAACGCCAGGAGCACTATACCCGCGCCATGCTGGACGGGCAAATCCATGATGTCACCGAGGTGGCTGGCGTTTTGGCCGAAGTAAAAAGCCGTCTGGAGCGGATCGTCAGCCCCTTGCCCAAAGTGGCCGTAGCCGCCGCTGGCCGGGCTCTCAGCACCCTCCGCGTTACCGCCGACCTGGACGTGAGCGGGCGCGGGGCGCTGACGGCAAGTGACGAGCGGGCACTGGAGCTTGCCGGCCTGCAGACGGCACAGCGCAGTTTAGCCACCGCCGACGCTGCGTTCGATCCCACTGCCTACTACTGTGTCGGTTACAGCGTGGTTACCTTTAGCCTGGACGGCAATCCCCTTAAAAGTCTGGTTGGTCAACGGGGAAAACGGGCGGAAATTGAACTCATTGCCACTTTCCTCCCCCGCCAGGTCATCGATTCGTTGCAGTCGGCCGTCCAGGCGGTCGGCCTGGAAATTGCCACCCTTACCTTGGAGCCAATCGCCGCGATCAATGTACTTATCCCGCCCACCATGCGGCACCTCAATCTGGCCCTGGTCGATGTGGGAGCCGGCACTTCTGACGTGGCTATCACCCGGGACGGATCAGTCATCGGTTACGGCATGGTGCCCTGTGCCGGCGACGAGATCACGGAAGCCTTGTCGCAGCAATATCTGCTGGATTTCAATGTTGCCGAACAGGTCAAACGCCAACTTGGTGCTAAAAATAAAAAAGTGACTTTCACCGATGTCCTGGGAATAGAACATAAGGTACCGGCCAAAGAACTGACGGCCAGCCTTGCCCCGGCGGTAGCCGACCTCGCCCAGCTCATCGCCCGCCAGATCCTGGACCTTAACGGCCAGCCGCCGCAGGCCGTGCTCCTCGTTGGCGGCGGGGCCCTCACACCGCTCTTGCCGGCGGCGCTGGCCCAAGCGCTCGATATCCCGGCCGCCCGCGTCGGCATCCGCCGGCCGGACGCCCTTGACGGCTTTACCGCTATTCCGCCGACGCTACAGGCGCCCGACGGTGTGACCCCGCTCGGTATCCTTAAGCTGGCCGGCAGCGGCACGCTGCATTTCGCCAACATTTCCCTAAACGGCCAGCCGCTCCGCCTTTTCAACTTCGGCAAACTGACCGTCACCGATGCCCTCCTCGCCGCCGGTATCGATGCCCGCAGCCTCCACGGCCGGCCGGGCCTGGGGATTACCGTGCGGATAAATGGCGAAACCAAATTTTTCCCCGGCAGTCACGGCCAGCCGGGAAGCGTCGTCATCAACGGCCAGCCGGCCGGCTTCGACCACCCCCTGCAGGATGGCGATGTCATTACCGTCATAAAAGGCAGGGATGGCGCCACGCCCCGACCGCGCGTGGCTGATGTCGCCCCCTTGCCCCAGCCGTTTACCGTTATCGTCGATGGCGAACCGGTTACCGTCGCGCCGCTTGTCACCGTTAACGGCAACCCGGCTGATGCCGCTACCTTACTTGCCGACCGCAGCGAGGTAACCTGCCGCTTACCGGATACGCTGGGTGAAGTGCTTGCGCAGCTTGGTCGGACCGCAGGCCCTGTTCATTTTACCTATACCGTCAATGGCCATGAGCGCACCTACCGTCAGTGGCCGCGCTACCTCATCAATGGGCGGGAGGCCGGTCCCGATTGGCCGGTAAAGCCCGGCGACGTCATCACCGCGCCACCGCCCGTACCGCCTACCCTGGCCCAGTTACTTGGCCTGGCCGGCCTTACCGACGAATTCATCACCGTTACCTTTAACGGTGAGCCCTGCCAGGTGCCGCTCAGGCGCCTGACGCTTACCCTCAATGGCCGCCCGGCCGACCCTGGGGAAACCGCACCTACCGGCAGCGAAATTGAGTTTAGCTTAAGCGAACAGCCGCCGACGGTCAGCGATGTCCTCCTGGCCGCCGCTTTCAATCCCCGGGCCCTGCGCAACGTTATTCGCATCGACCTTTTGCTCAACGGCCAGGCGGCCGAATACACTACCCCGGTAAAAAAGGGGGACTGGATCGATGTCATCGCCATCACCGATACAAAGTAG
- a CDS encoding SLC13 family permease, translated as MSSPSPIQSSKTAGKWLAVILLPLLIFLLSAGVGLAAPFRAYVALTVWAILSWALSLMPEAFVGSLLPVLYIVAGVAKPAAAFAPWLTNVPWTSMGGLILGAVLLASGLAKRIAYWSILRTGASYYRTLAGLMLAGIILGPLIPSALGKMSIFCPLAIGICQALNLPPKSRAATAVMATAFFAVAGPTVTYLTGGIHIIMAMSLVSGVLQTPVSWSQYAVYNFIPGVIYSGLTLSLVALLLRPERSIDTAEVIRLQYKNLGPPTATEKKAAVVLAVTLVLLSTDTLHHIDPGWLLLLVAAVLFLPGVKLMDKEKFSKIDFSVILFIAGAMSIGSVAGALGAGRWFSGLIMPLLGAASAPAMLLSVYAVGATLTLFLTPIAGLATFTGPLTETALALGLNPFPVIYSLIYGMDQYIFPYQYGVLMLAFSYGYMSWPLMARVFAAKMALTPLFLLFIAQAYWRWLGLLP; from the coding sequence ATGTCATCGCCATCACCGATACAAAGTAGCAAAACCGCCGGCAAATGGCTGGCAGTAATCCTGCTGCCACTACTAATATTTTTGCTGTCGGCCGGCGTCGGGTTGGCCGCGCCTTTTCGGGCATACGTCGCCCTAACCGTATGGGCCATTCTCTCCTGGGCCCTGTCACTCATGCCGGAAGCCTTCGTTGGCAGCCTGCTGCCGGTACTGTATATTGTTGCCGGTGTGGCCAAACCCGCGGCCGCCTTCGCCCCCTGGCTTACCAACGTACCCTGGACCAGCATGGGCGGCCTGATCCTGGGCGCCGTGCTTCTCGCGAGCGGTCTGGCCAAACGCATCGCCTACTGGTCTATCTTACGGACCGGCGCATCTTATTACCGTACCCTGGCCGGTTTGATGTTGGCCGGCATCATCCTTGGTCCCCTTATTCCGTCCGCCTTGGGCAAGATGTCGATTTTTTGCCCGCTGGCCATCGGCATCTGCCAGGCGCTAAATCTGCCGCCTAAGTCGCGGGCGGCCACGGCCGTCATGGCCACCGCCTTTTTTGCCGTCGCCGGTCCGACCGTGACCTATCTGACCGGCGGCATTCATATCATCATGGCGATGAGCCTGGTATCCGGCGTCCTGCAAACACCGGTCAGCTGGTCCCAGTACGCCGTTTATAACTTCATTCCCGGCGTGATTTATTCCGGCCTTACTCTTAGCCTGGTAGCCCTGCTGCTGCGGCCGGAGCGTTCCATTGACACCGCGGAAGTTATCCGCCTGCAATACAAAAACCTTGGGCCGCCGACGGCCACCGAAAAAAAGGCAGCCGTCGTCCTAGCCGTCACCCTGGTTCTCTTGTCCACCGATACGCTCCACCATATTGACCCTGGCTGGCTGCTGCTCCTGGTCGCCGCCGTGCTTTTTCTCCCCGGCGTTAAGCTAATGGACAAGGAAAAATTCAGCAAAATTGACTTTTCGGTTATCCTCTTTATTGCCGGCGCCATGTCCATTGGCTCGGTTGCCGGCGCCCTTGGCGCCGGGCGCTGGTTTTCCGGCCTTATCATGCCACTGCTCGGCGCCGCGTCGGCGCCGGCTATGTTGCTTTCCGTTTATGCCGTCGGCGCCACTCTCACCCTGTTTCTCACTCCTATCGCCGGCCTTGCTACCTTTACCGGGCCGCTTACGGAAACAGCCCTGGCGCTTGGCCTAAACCCTTTTCCCGTTATCTACAGCCTGATTTACGGCATGGACCAGTATATTTTCCCCTATCAATACGGGGTGCTGATGTTGGCGTTCAGCTACGGCTATATGTCTTGGCCGCTGATGGCCCGCGTTTTTGCCGCCAAAATGGCACTGACGCCTCTGTTTTTGCTCTTTATCGCCCAGGCCTACTGGCGCTGGCTGGGCCTGTTGCCGTAA
- a CDS encoding ABC transporter ATP-binding protein, whose amino-acid sequence MKNSKSVRLQNLVKRYNGAAGRGVLAVNDVTLDVAAGEFVTLLGPSGCGKTTILRMIAGFETPTSGNIYIGGEEVTRLTPDKRDTAMVFQSYALFPHLTIFENIAYGLRIKKMKDSDIRAKVSHILELVGLTGLEGRYPNQLSGGQQQRVALARSLVMEPSVLLFDEPLSNLDAKLRVHMRGEIRRIQRDIGITSIYVTHDQSEAMSMSDRIVIMNQGNIEQIGSPFEIYTRPRTKFVADFIGMANILAGEVVAVGDGTATVRFLGQAFAVATDLVLSPGEPVSVVLRPETLRLAAEGPLAVQVTASVFMGAYQDYKITAGGQSLTVIDYDPVQKAVFQAGDRAALLIRPESVHILKS is encoded by the coding sequence TTGAAAAATTCGAAAAGCGTTCGCCTGCAAAATCTGGTGAAACGGTATAACGGCGCTGCCGGGCGCGGCGTCCTGGCCGTTAACGATGTAACGCTTGACGTCGCGGCGGGTGAGTTTGTTACCCTGCTGGGGCCGTCCGGCTGCGGCAAAACGACTATTCTGCGCATGATCGCCGGCTTCGAAACACCGACGAGCGGCAATATTTACATTGGCGGCGAGGAAGTAACCCGCCTTACCCCGGATAAACGCGACACGGCGATGGTGTTCCAGAGCTACGCGCTGTTTCCTCATCTCACCATCTTTGAAAATATCGCCTACGGTCTGCGCATCAAAAAAATGAAAGACAGCGACATCCGCGCCAAAGTCAGCCACATTCTTGAATTAGTAGGCCTTACCGGCCTGGAAGGGCGCTATCCCAACCAGCTTTCCGGCGGCCAACAGCAGCGGGTGGCCTTGGCCCGGTCGCTGGTGATGGAACCGTCCGTCCTGCTGTTCGATGAACCGCTGTCTAACCTGGACGCCAAGCTCAGGGTGCACATGCGTGGTGAAATCCGGCGGATTCAACGCGATATCGGCATTACCAGTATTTATGTGACCCATGACCAGTCTGAGGCCATGAGCATGTCTGACCGGATTGTCATTATGAACCAAGGGAATATCGAACAGATCGGCTCGCCCTTTGAAATTTACACACGGCCGCGGACCAAGTTTGTCGCCGATTTCATCGGCATGGCCAACATCCTGGCCGGCGAGGTCGTCGCCGTCGGCGACGGGACGGCCACCGTCCGCTTCCTCGGCCAGGCTTTCGCGGTCGCGACCGACCTCGTGCTCAGTCCAGGCGAACCGGTGAGCGTGGTCCTGCGGCCGGAAACGCTCCGGCTGGCCGCGGAAGGGCCGCTTGCCGTGCAAGTTACGGCCTCGGTGTTCATGGGGGCTTATCAGGATTATAAAATTACTGCCGGCGGCCAAAGCCTGACCGTCATAGATTATGATCCGGTCCAAAAGGCCGTCTTTCAGGCCGGCGACCGGGCGGCTCTCCTGATAAGGCCCGAAAGCGTCCATATATTGAAGTCTTGA
- a CDS encoding Crp/Fnr family transcriptional regulator, whose product MDSIEHLKKLPIFADLSDRQLAEIHNLTTERLYRKGMVIFMEGEPGEGFHFVKSGKVKIVKMTDDGREHIIHILGPGDLFAEVLLFNNRPYPATAIAAEDARVGIIKNTELERLVLNNNRLALQLIKALSQRLLYAQQKIKNLALNDVTARTAETLLRLGKQHGRRTARGIEVDLGLSRQDLASLVGTTRETVTRTLSALKKDRLIDFDGDILILLQPEKLARLIQ is encoded by the coding sequence ATGGACTCGATTGAACACTTGAAAAAACTGCCGATTTTTGCTGACCTGTCCGACCGGCAGCTGGCCGAGATCCACAACCTCACCACCGAGCGGCTCTATCGCAAGGGCATGGTCATCTTTATGGAGGGCGAACCGGGCGAAGGTTTTCACTTTGTCAAAAGCGGCAAAGTCAAAATCGTTAAGATGACGGACGATGGCCGGGAACATATCATTCATATTCTGGGGCCCGGCGACCTGTTCGCCGAGGTGCTGCTTTTCAACAACCGGCCTTACCCGGCTACGGCCATCGCTGCCGAGGACGCGCGGGTCGGCATAATCAAGAACACCGAACTGGAGCGCTTGGTACTGAATAACAACCGCCTGGCACTGCAGCTGATTAAAGCCCTTAGCCAGCGCCTGCTTTACGCCCAGCAGAAGATTAAAAACCTGGCGCTTAATGATGTGACGGCCCGTACGGCCGAAACGCTGCTCAGGCTGGGCAAGCAGCACGGCCGGAGGACGGCGCGGGGCATTGAAGTCGACCTTGGCCTGTCGCGGCAAGATTTGGCCAGCCTGGTAGGAACGACGCGGGAGACGGTCACCCGTACCCTCAGCGCCCTGAAGAAAGACCGCCTGATTGACTTTGACGGCGATATCCTCATCTTGTTGCAGCCCGAGAAGCTGGCCAGACTGATACAATAA
- a CDS encoding serine hydrolase, protein MKKWLIAIILGITMVLANATVFGAPRPTAKEVTAYANTFEGSIGIYAKNLKTGKTYAYRPDVVFPTASTSKLVVAVAAYKYLYPAADADARTVYDDDIEKMITVSDNEAFYNLLNEFEEKMPAALARTLKDLRLKKTMIHDDRAFQRYNYHSVTTPKEMATVMETIYRKKYLGKRTSEQLLDALGRTIFTEEIPRYMLTPVMHKVGELDDVLCDVGIVDDGKNRILISVYTSSPASADSKSDYIANIAAKVYNLLRE, encoded by the coding sequence ATGAAAAAATGGCTAATTGCAATCATCCTGGGCATCACGATGGTGCTTGCCAATGCGACCGTTTTTGGCGCGCCAAGACCGACCGCCAAAGAAGTTACGGCCTATGCCAATACTTTTGAAGGCAGTATCGGTATTTACGCCAAAAATCTCAAAACCGGGAAGACTTATGCCTACCGCCCCGACGTTGTCTTCCCTACGGCTTCAACCAGCAAACTGGTTGTTGCGGTGGCCGCTTATAAGTACCTATATCCGGCTGCCGACGCCGACGCGCGCACCGTTTATGACGATGATATTGAAAAAATGATCACCGTCAGCGACAATGAAGCGTTTTATAACTTGCTCAATGAATTTGAAGAAAAAATGCCGGCGGCGCTGGCCCGCACACTCAAAGACCTGCGTCTGAAGAAAACAATGATCCATGATGACCGGGCGTTTCAGCGGTATAATTACCACAGCGTAACTACCCCAAAAGAGATGGCGACGGTAATGGAGACGATTTACCGCAAAAAATATTTGGGCAAACGGACTTCGGAGCAGCTTTTGGATGCGCTAGGCCGTACCATTTTTACCGAGGAAATTCCCCGCTACATGCTCACCCCGGTGATGCACAAAGTGGGCGAACTGGATGATGTGCTGTGCGACGTGGGGATTGTCGACGACGGCAAAAACCGGATTCTTATCAGTGTTTATACCTCGTCGCCGGCCAGCGCCGATTCTAAGAGCGATTATATTGCCAATATCGCCGCCAAAGTATATAATCTTCTGCGCGAATAG
- a CDS encoding cyclodeaminase/cyclohydrolase family protein — protein sequence MLAELSIHEFAARLASRQPAPGGGSAAAVSGLLGVSLLEMAVNLSLGRPDLAAYADMLADRQKVLAGLHKKLEELIDRDADAFSAVMAAYGLPKATAEEKEARAAQIQQAMRQAAEVPVEVARAALESLEIGRALLGKINAHVVSDLMIGVLLSYNAVMAALLNTAINLPALRDHTVVAALKGQIHILRTAADELYNAVADEVYGADPFAVMRME from the coding sequence TTGCTTGCAGAACTATCAATCCATGAATTTGCCGCGCGGCTGGCGTCGCGTCAGCCGGCGCCGGGCGGTGGCAGCGCTGCCGCGGTGTCCGGCCTCTTAGGCGTAAGCTTGCTCGAAATGGCGGTGAATCTTTCGCTGGGGCGTCCGGATTTAGCGGCGTACGCCGACATGCTTGCCGATCGGCAAAAAGTCTTGGCAGGATTACATAAAAAACTGGAAGAGCTCATTGACCGTGACGCTGACGCTTTTTCGGCGGTAATGGCGGCCTATGGGCTGCCGAAGGCGACAGCGGAGGAGAAAGAGGCGCGGGCGGCCCAAATCCAGCAAGCGATGCGGCAGGCGGCGGAGGTGCCTGTGGAAGTGGCCCGGGCTGCACTGGAAAGCCTGGAAATTGGCAGGGCACTGCTGGGGAAAATCAACGCCCATGTGGTCAGCGACCTTATGATTGGCGTGCTCTTAAGTTATAACGCAGTGATGGCTGCGCTCCTAAATACGGCCATTAATTTACCGGCCTTGCGGGACCACACGGTAGTCGCGGCCCTAAAAGGCCAAATTCATATTTTGCGCACCGCGGCGGACGAGCTGTATAACGCGGTTGCGGACGAAGTGTACGGTGCGGACCCCTTTGCCGTTATGCGGATGGAATGA